The region AGACCGCTGTGTTGTATGGCATTTCGTACTTGTATGAGAACCGGGAACAGGAGGATTTCAAAGATTTGATATTGATGCTGAAGTGCCTGCTGTTCGGGCAGAGGGACGAGGTGTTCTGATGAAGATCGGGCAGTGGCGGGAGAGTATCCTGATCCAGAAAAATAACATCACGAAGGATAAGACCGGAAACCAGAAGAACGTGTGGGTCGACTACTATTCCTGCCACGCTTATGTGAATAACCTGTCCGGCCGGGAATACTGGGAGGCGGCACAGGTGAACCAGGAGGCTTCCCTCTATTTTATTGTGCGGTACTGCAGGGAACTGGAATCCATGGACAGCACCTGAGTGTAAGTATGCCCAGATGGCTACGCAGGAGGATATGGACAGTTTTTGATTTACGTTGATTGGCTGGCTGTTTCCTGCTATACTAGTAAGGGAAATGGCTGGATTGGTCAGTATAAAATCGGGATTTAAGGAGATGGCTTATGAAATTATATACTGAAAGGCATGGTATAAGAGCACCACGGGAAAAGACATATTTAATTA is a window of [Clostridium] saccharolyticum WM1 DNA encoding:
- a CDS encoding phage head closure protein, giving the protein MKIGQWRESILIQKNNITKDKTGNQKNVWVDYYSCHAYVNNLSGREYWEAAQVNQEASLYFIVRYCRELESMDST